From the Diospyros lotus cultivar Yz01 chromosome 13, ASM1463336v1, whole genome shotgun sequence genome, one window contains:
- the LOC127788158 gene encoding uncharacterized protein LOC127788158, whose amino-acid sequence MIDAASRGALVDKTPEAVRNLIANMAANSQQFGTRLDPSSKHVNEEMRASIQSLDNQMGQMATAISRLEAQSSRKLPSQTVVNPRENVSAIVLRSGKEVEILVKETPTPSKQENWKNIVADKNIPNDNGVPKCKFSPLSDYKPVPLFPQALAESRKDKQNKDLFETFCRCEVNIPLLDAMKQVPHYAKFLKELCTIKRKQKLKRYEKVRVGENVSAIIQRKLPTKCKDPGMFTILCMIGNTSFEKVMLDLGASINVMPYSIYASLKLGPLNKTGVVIQLDDKSNAYPKGVVEDVLVQVNELVFPVDFYVLDMENDDQTTPILLAKPFLKTSKTKIDVHSGTLTMEFDGEIVKFNIYDAMKFSCDDNSVYSIDVMDESGEHRKLQLQELEVIHNDAYESARIYKEKMKAFHDKMISRKEFKVGQKVLLYHSRLCLFPVEIQSLATSKLLKVHGHRIKSFYEGFQEEDEAKLDLEDPIYSD is encoded by the exons ATGATTGATGCCGCTAGTAGAGGAGCTTTGGTGGATAAAACTCCCGAGGCTGTGAGAAACTTGATTGCAAATATGGCGGCCAATTCTCAACAATTTGGCACTAGGCTTGACCCTTCATCAAAGCATGTCAATGAG GAGATGAGGGCTAGTATTCAAAGTTTGGATAATCAAATGGGCCAGATGGCAACCGCAATTAGTCGGCTAGAGGCGCAAAGTTCAAGGAAATTGCCCTCTCAAACGGTGGTAAATCCAAGAGAAAATGTAAGTGCAATCGTTCTGAGAAGTGGTAAAGAGGTTGAGATTCTAGTAAAGGAAACCCCTACACCATCAAAGCAAGAGAATTGGAAAAATATCGTTGCAGACAAGAACATTCCCAATGACAATGGCGTACCTAAGTGTAAGTTTTCGCCTCTTTCTGATTATAAACCAGTACCTCTTTTTCCTCAGGCTTTAGCAGAATCTAGAAAAGATAAGCAAAATAAAGATTTGTTTGAGACTTTTTGTAGATGCGAGGTAAATATTCCACTTTTAGATGCTATGAAACAAGTACCTCATTATGCTAAATTCTTGAAAGAATTGTGTACAATTAAGAGGAAACAAAAGCTTAAAAGATATGAGAAGGTGAGAGTAGGGGAGAATGTTTCTGCaattattcaaagaaaactCCCTACGAAGTGCAAAGATCCAGGTATGTTTACTATCCTTTGTATGATAGGTAACACTAGCTTTGAGAAGGTCATGTTAGATTTAGGAGCTTCTATTAATGTCATGCCATATTCTATATATGCTTCTTTGAAACTTGGACCTTTGAATAAAACTGGTGTTGTGATTCAATTGGATGATAAATCTAATGCCTATCCTAAGGGTGTAGTTGAGGATGTCCTTGTGCAAGTTAATGAATTGGTTTTCCCTGTTGATTTCTATGTGCTTGATATGGAGAATGATGATCAAACTACTCCTATTTTGTTAGCAAAACCATTTCTAAAGACATCCAAGACTAAGATAGATGTTCATAGTGGCACACTTACCATGGAATTTGATGGTGAAATTGTtaagtttaatatttatgatgccATGAAATTTTCTTGTGATGATAATTCTGTTTATTCTATTGATGTGATGGATGAAAGTGGAGAACACAGGAAGTTGCAACTACAAGAGTTAGAGGTAATTCACAATGATGCCTATGAGAGTGCAAGGATTTATAAGGAAAAGATGAAGGCTTTTCATGACAAGATGATCTCTAGAAAGGAGTTTAAAGTTGGTCAAAAAGTCCTTCTATACCATTCACGGCTTTGTTTGTTTCCAG TTGAAATTCAAAGTTTGGCAACATCCAAATTGTTGAAGGTGCATGGCCATAGAATCAAGTCTTTTTATGAAGGTTTCCAAGAAGAGGATGAGGCAAAATTGGACCTTGAGGATCCGATTTATTCTGATTAA